One Amycolatopsis sp. NBC_00355 genomic window carries:
- a CDS encoding peptide ABC transporter substrate-binding protein, with amino-acid sequence MRRSRRLWGSSAVVTTLALVLAACGGGSSGDSTGSGGTDPDGTVSVYGTEPQNALVPTNINDLGGTKAIQVMFATLVGFKGADAQPFNLMADSITTTDSKVYDIKIKQGWKFHDGTEVKAHNFIDAWNYGAYAPNGQLNTDFFSNIQGYKDVHPEDKNAKPATDKMSGLVLKGDYEFQVTLDGPFSVFSIKVGYQAFAPLPDVFFKDPKGFEQHPVGNGPMKFVSRTPNQDIKLTRFDDYKGDDKVHFKDLNIKIYASQETAYQDLLSGRLDFMEALPPSAVAGGKYKADLGDRLVTGHLLGISTIALPYYVPGYDNLELRKAVSMAIDRAQITKTVMNDTYVPADSYIAQGIPGARTGVCQFCKFDPAAAKEAFAKSGFKGKLTIASNADGGRKEPLTAACNSIKNTLGVECDFVPATDFGQWRSIVTGKKLTGMGRSDWSADYPSIEDFLNPIYKTGGSSNDSSYSNPQVDSILGQADATADKDAAVKLYQQAEDLIAKDLPSIPVWDEKGVAAKSKNLKSAGLDFRRMPDYPSIEVLKK; translated from the coding sequence ATGCGTCGTTCGCGCAGGCTCTGGGGAAGTTCCGCGGTGGTGACCACGCTGGCACTGGTGCTCGCCGCCTGTGGGGGCGGCAGCTCAGGCGACTCCACGGGCTCGGGCGGGACGGACCCGGACGGCACGGTCAGCGTCTACGGCACGGAACCGCAGAACGCGCTGGTCCCGACCAACATCAACGACCTCGGCGGGACCAAGGCCATCCAGGTCATGTTCGCCACGCTGGTCGGCTTCAAGGGAGCGGACGCACAGCCGTTCAACCTGATGGCCGACTCGATCACGACGACCGACTCCAAGGTCTACGACATCAAGATCAAGCAGGGCTGGAAGTTCCACGACGGCACCGAGGTGAAGGCGCACAACTTCATCGACGCCTGGAACTACGGCGCCTACGCCCCGAACGGGCAGCTCAACACCGACTTCTTCTCGAACATCCAGGGCTACAAGGACGTCCACCCCGAGGACAAGAACGCCAAGCCGGCCACGGACAAGATGTCCGGCCTGGTCCTCAAGGGCGACTACGAGTTCCAGGTGACGCTGGACGGGCCGTTCTCGGTGTTCTCGATCAAGGTCGGCTACCAGGCGTTCGCGCCGCTGCCCGACGTGTTCTTCAAGGACCCCAAGGGCTTCGAGCAGCACCCGGTCGGCAACGGCCCGATGAAGTTCGTCTCGCGGACGCCGAACCAGGACATCAAGCTCACCCGCTTCGACGACTACAAGGGTGACGACAAGGTCCACTTCAAGGACCTGAACATCAAGATCTACGCCAGCCAGGAGACGGCCTACCAGGACCTGCTGAGCGGCCGGCTCGACTTCATGGAGGCGCTGCCGCCGTCGGCCGTCGCGGGCGGCAAGTACAAGGCCGACCTGGGCGACCGCCTGGTCACCGGCCACCTGCTCGGGATCAGCACCATCGCCCTGCCGTACTACGTCCCGGGTTACGACAACCTGGAGCTGCGCAAGGCCGTCTCGATGGCGATCGACCGGGCCCAGATCACCAAGACCGTCATGAACGACACCTACGTGCCCGCGGACAGCTACATCGCCCAGGGCATCCCGGGCGCCCGCACCGGCGTCTGCCAGTTCTGCAAGTTCGACCCCGCCGCGGCGAAGGAAGCCTTCGCGAAGTCCGGCTTCAAGGGCAAGCTGACCATCGCCTCGAACGCGGACGGCGGCCGCAAGGAACCGCTGACCGCGGCGTGCAACAGCATCAAGAACACCCTCGGCGTCGAGTGCGACTTCGTGCCGGCCACCGACTTCGGTCAGTGGCGCAGCATCGTGACCGGCAAGAAGCTCACGGGCATGGGCCGGTCGGACTGGTCCGCGGACTACCCGTCCATCGAGGACTTCCTCAACCCGATCTACAAGACCGGCGGCTCCTCGAACGACTCGTCGTACTCGAACCCGCAGGTCGACTCGATCCTCGGCCAGGCCGACGCGACGGCCGACAAGGACGCCGCGGTCAAGCTGTACCAGCAGGCCGAGGACCTGATCGCCAAGGACCTGCCCTCGATCCCGGTGTGGGACGAGAAGGGTGTAGCGGCGAAGTCGAAGAACCTCAAGTCCGCGGGCCTGGACTTCCGGCGCATGCCGGACTACCCGTCCATCGAGGTCCTGAAGAAGTGA
- a CDS encoding Ppx/GppA phosphatase family protein, with translation MPRVAAIDCGTNSIRLLVAELTPRHDGTVDLRDLHREMRIVRLGQGVDATGELAPEALERTRVALADYTIAARRKGAEKVRMVATSATRDAKNRDDFFRMTRETLGVEAEVISGDEEARLSFTGAVGEQDPDDGPFVVVDVGGGSTELVLGTWDGRKAEVLAAKSVDIGCVRITERALKSDPPTAEEIAVARDLAGKVLSEAFDVVDVSRAKTWVGVAGTVTTLSAIALGLTEYDSERVHLSKLGAADIDRLASGLLHADHATRAANPVIHPGRVDVIGGGAVVVQILAEQLAARGGPTELIVSEHDILDGIALSLV, from the coding sequence ATGCCTCGTGTTGCCGCGATCGACTGTGGGACCAACTCCATCCGCCTGCTCGTCGCCGAGCTGACCCCGCGCCACGACGGCACGGTGGACCTGCGCGACCTGCACCGCGAGATGCGCATCGTCCGGCTCGGCCAGGGTGTCGACGCCACCGGCGAGCTCGCCCCCGAAGCGCTCGAACGCACCCGCGTCGCGCTCGCCGACTACACGATCGCCGCCCGCCGCAAGGGTGCCGAGAAGGTGCGCATGGTCGCCACCTCCGCGACCCGCGACGCGAAGAACCGCGACGACTTCTTCCGCATGACGCGCGAGACCCTCGGCGTCGAGGCCGAGGTGATCTCCGGTGACGAGGAAGCCCGGCTCAGCTTCACCGGCGCCGTCGGGGAGCAGGACCCGGACGACGGCCCGTTCGTCGTGGTCGACGTCGGCGGCGGCTCGACCGAGCTCGTCCTCGGCACCTGGGACGGCCGCAAGGCCGAGGTGCTCGCCGCGAAGTCCGTCGACATCGGGTGCGTCCGGATCACCGAGCGCGCCCTCAAGAGCGACCCGCCCACCGCCGAGGAGATCGCCGTCGCCCGCGACCTCGCCGGGAAGGTGCTGAGCGAGGCGTTCGACGTCGTGGACGTCTCGCGCGCGAAGACCTGGGTCGGTGTCGCCGGCACGGTGACGACGCTCTCGGCCATCGCCCTCGGCCTCACCGAGTACGACAGCGAGCGTGTCCACCTGTCCAAGCTGGGCGCCGCGGACATCGACCGGCTCGCTTCGGGCCTGCTGCACGCCGACCACGCCACCCGCGCGGCGAACCCGGTGATCCACCCCGGCCGGGTCGACGTGATCGGCGGCGGCGCCGTGGTGGTCCAGATCCTCGCCGAGCAGCTCGCGGCCCGCGGCGGCCCGACCGAGCTGATCGTCAGCGAGCACGACATCCTCGACGGCATCGCCCTTTCGCTCGTCTAG
- a CDS encoding lytic transglycosylase domain-containing protein has translation MRVRRLPDAVGSYTRRFGIRHRSAYPLITGVLAVIPALVAGAVTLGWLGGSGDHTRDAALAQGYDPGRAAIQQIAVDGTLPGAPIPLPLPAYELPDGPLGIPATALAAYHNAADILGREQPACHIDWALIASIGRIESNHARGGYVDAAGTTREPILGPELNGQGGFAAIPDTDQGLLDTDPVWDRAVGPTQFIPGTWRGYASDGNGDGKSDPNNIFDAALATGRYLCSGGFDVANPDQLRGAIYRYNNSDTYVNTVVLWADAYRNGIMQIPDSTIPVGAPNAALGPPPPSIPPPPVPTTTPAAPPTSTPPGGTSTAPTTSKPCAPPTTTPTTTTEISVTTVPSPTTTPPDTSTTPSGPTTTPTPSCGAIITSVSTSVTTTTTTLPTPAS, from the coding sequence ATGCGCGTGCGGCGACTGCCTGACGCAGTCGGGAGCTACACCCGAAGATTCGGGATCCGCCACCGCAGCGCGTACCCGCTGATCACCGGTGTCCTCGCGGTGATCCCGGCCCTGGTGGCCGGCGCGGTCACGCTCGGCTGGCTCGGCGGCAGCGGAGACCACACCCGCGACGCCGCACTCGCCCAGGGCTACGACCCCGGCCGCGCCGCCATCCAGCAGATCGCCGTCGACGGCACCCTCCCCGGCGCCCCCATCCCGCTGCCGCTGCCGGCCTACGAACTCCCCGACGGCCCGCTCGGCATCCCGGCCACCGCGCTCGCCGCGTACCACAACGCCGCCGACATCCTCGGCCGCGAGCAGCCCGCGTGCCACATCGACTGGGCCCTGATCGCCAGCATCGGCCGCATCGAGTCCAACCACGCCCGCGGCGGGTACGTCGACGCCGCCGGCACCACGCGCGAGCCGATCCTCGGCCCGGAGCTCAACGGCCAGGGCGGGTTCGCCGCGATCCCGGACACCGACCAGGGCCTGCTCGACACGGACCCGGTGTGGGACCGCGCGGTCGGCCCGACCCAGTTCATCCCGGGCACGTGGCGCGGTTACGCCTCCGACGGCAACGGCGACGGCAAGTCCGACCCGAACAACATCTTCGACGCCGCCCTGGCCACCGGCCGCTACCTCTGCTCGGGCGGCTTCGACGTGGCGAACCCGGACCAGCTGCGCGGCGCGATCTACCGCTACAACAACTCCGACACGTACGTGAACACGGTGGTCCTCTGGGCCGACGCGTACCGCAACGGCATCATGCAGATCCCGGACAGCACGATCCCGGTCGGCGCGCCCAACGCGGCACTCGGGCCCCCGCCGCCGTCGATCCCGCCCCCGCCGGTCCCGACGACGACCCCGGCCGCCCCGCCGACGTCGACCCCGCCGGGCGGCACATCGACCGCGCCGACGACGTCGAAGCCGTGCGCCCCACCGACGACCACGCCGACCACGACGACGGAGATCAGCGTCACCACGGTCCCGTCCCCGACGACGACTCCGCCGGACACCAGCACCACGCCCAGCGGCCCGACGACAACACCGACCCCGAGCTGCGGCGCGATCATCACCTCGGTCTCGACGTCGGTCACCACGACCACGACGACGCTGCCGACCCCCGCCAGCTGA
- a CDS encoding DUF501 domain-containing protein: protein MNSTQQHRFEPVTDADREIIAEQLGRPPRALRAVAARCPSGHPSVVQTSPRLENGTPFPTLYYLTCPKLNSMIGTIEASGIMKEMTERLTTDPELAAQYQRTHETYLAERDAIEPLGHQVTAGGMPGRVKCLHVHVAHSLAAGPGVNPFGDETLALLKANGWPTGECAE from the coding sequence GTGAACAGCACGCAGCAGCACCGGTTCGAGCCCGTCACCGACGCCGACCGCGAGATCATCGCGGAGCAGCTCGGACGGCCGCCGCGGGCGCTGCGGGCCGTCGCCGCGCGGTGCCCGAGCGGCCACCCGTCCGTCGTGCAGACCAGCCCGCGGCTGGAGAACGGCACGCCGTTCCCGACCCTCTACTACTTGACCTGCCCGAAGCTGAATTCGATGATCGGCACGATCGAGGCGTCCGGGATCATGAAGGAGATGACCGAGCGGCTCACCACCGATCCCGAGCTCGCCGCGCAGTACCAGCGCACCCACGAGACCTACCTCGCCGAGCGCGACGCGATCGAGCCCCTCGGCCACCAGGTCACCGCCGGCGGTATGCCGGGCCGCGTCAAGTGCCTGCACGTGCACGTCGCCCACTCCCTCGCGGCCGGCCCCGGCGTCAATCCTTTCGGTGACGAGACCCTCGCGCTCCTTAAGGCGAACGGGTGGCCCACGGGAGAGTGTGCCGAGTAA
- a CDS encoding FtsB family cell division protein — protein MSTTRRAAVVAIVVCALAFTIAVPLRTYLSQRTEIRQQQAQQALLQQTVAQLQGRKAELSDPAQIEAEARRRLRYVKPGETPYIVQLPEDKAQDTIPQPGQQQIPDGSWYDNLWNQVSGG, from the coding sequence ATGTCCACCACCCGCCGTGCGGCGGTGGTGGCGATCGTGGTGTGCGCGCTGGCGTTCACCATCGCCGTGCCCCTGCGCACGTACCTCTCCCAGCGGACCGAAATCCGCCAGCAACAGGCGCAGCAGGCGTTGCTGCAGCAGACGGTCGCTCAGCTCCAGGGCCGCAAGGCGGAGCTGAGCGACCCGGCGCAGATCGAGGCGGAAGCCCGGCGGCGGCTGCGGTACGTCAAGCCGGGCGAGACGCCCTACATCGTCCAGCTGCCCGAGGACAAGGCCCAGGACACGATCCCGCAGCCGGGCCAGCAGCAGATCCCGGACGGCTCCTGGTACGACAACCTCTGGAACCAGGTCTCCGGCGGCTGA
- the eno gene encoding phosphopyruvate hydratase → MALIEQVGAREILDSRGNPTVEVEVALDDGTLARAAVPSGASTGEHEAVELRDGDTGRYNGKGVERAVAAVLDEIGPEMVGIEAVDQRIVDQKLVDLDGTPAKSRLGANAILGVSLAVAKAAAESADLELFRYLGGPNAHVLPVPMLNILNGGSHADSNVDVQEFMIAPIGAETFREALRWGAEVYHSLKSVLKGRGLSTGLGDEGGFAPNLANNREALDLILQAIEKAGYTPGRDVALALDVAATEFFADGAYTFEGSKKSAEQMSAYYAELIRDYPMVSIEDPLSEDDWDGWVTLTAEVGEKVQIVGDDLFVTNPDRLEEGITRRAANALLVKVNQIGTLSETLDAISLATSFGYKSMMSHRSGETEDTFIADLAVATGVGQIKTGAPARGERIAKYNQLLRIEETLGDAARYAGELAFPRFSAEG, encoded by the coding sequence GTGGCTCTCATCGAGCAGGTAGGCGCGCGCGAGATTCTGGACTCGCGCGGCAACCCGACCGTCGAGGTGGAGGTCGCCCTCGACGACGGCACCCTGGCGCGGGCCGCCGTCCCGTCGGGCGCGTCCACCGGCGAACACGAAGCGGTCGAGCTCCGCGACGGCGACACCGGCCGCTACAACGGCAAGGGCGTCGAGCGCGCGGTCGCCGCGGTGCTCGACGAGATCGGCCCGGAGATGGTCGGCATCGAAGCCGTCGACCAGCGGATCGTCGACCAGAAGCTGGTCGACCTCGACGGCACGCCGGCGAAGTCCCGCCTCGGCGCGAATGCCATCCTCGGCGTCTCGCTGGCCGTCGCGAAGGCCGCCGCCGAATCGGCCGACCTGGAGCTGTTCCGCTACCTGGGCGGGCCGAACGCGCACGTGCTGCCGGTCCCGATGCTGAACATCCTCAACGGCGGTTCGCACGCGGACAGCAACGTCGACGTCCAGGAGTTCATGATCGCGCCGATCGGCGCGGAGACCTTCCGCGAGGCCCTGCGCTGGGGCGCCGAGGTCTACCACTCGCTGAAGTCGGTGCTGAAGGGCCGCGGCCTGTCGACCGGTCTGGGCGACGAAGGCGGCTTCGCGCCGAACCTGGCGAACAACCGCGAGGCGCTCGACCTGATCCTGCAGGCCATCGAGAAGGCGGGCTACACGCCGGGCCGTGACGTCGCGCTCGCGCTCGACGTCGCCGCGACGGAGTTCTTCGCCGACGGCGCGTACACCTTCGAAGGCAGCAAGAAGAGCGCGGAGCAGATGTCGGCGTACTACGCCGAGCTGATCCGCGACTACCCGATGGTCTCCATCGAGGACCCGCTGAGCGAGGACGACTGGGACGGCTGGGTCACCCTGACCGCCGAGGTCGGCGAGAAGGTCCAGATCGTCGGCGACGACCTGTTCGTCACCAACCCGGACCGGCTCGAGGAAGGCATCACCCGCCGCGCCGCCAACGCGCTGCTGGTGAAGGTCAACCAGATCGGCACCCTGTCCGAGACGCTCGACGCGATCTCGCTGGCCACGTCGTTCGGCTACAAGTCGATGATGAGCCACCGCTCCGGCGAGACCGAGGACACCTTCATCGCGGACCTGGCGGTCGCCACCGGCGTCGGCCAGATCAAGACCGGTGCCCCGGCCCGCGGCGAGCGGATCGCCAAGTACAACCAGCTGCTGCGCATCGAGGAGACCCTCGGTGACGCCGCCCGGTACGCCGGCGAGCTGGCCTTCCCGCGGTTCAGCGCCGAGGGCTGA
- a CDS encoding VOC family protein, producing MSSGYRGLAPYLYYADATAALAWLTRVFGFTEEVRFCDAAGEVFQATLRAGEARIQLAGVGPDYWQAKGVDGPVGQLNILYVDDVDAWYERIEAALGDEGELDPPQDQPYGARVFTVGDLGGNSWTFWQQTSDVVELPPGWQAVRADS from the coding sequence ATGAGCAGCGGGTACCGGGGCTTGGCGCCCTACCTCTACTACGCCGACGCCACCGCGGCGCTGGCCTGGCTGACCAGGGTCTTCGGGTTCACCGAGGAGGTCCGCTTCTGCGACGCGGCGGGCGAGGTCTTCCAGGCGACGCTCCGCGCGGGCGAAGCGCGGATCCAGCTCGCGGGCGTCGGCCCGGACTACTGGCAGGCCAAGGGCGTCGACGGCCCGGTCGGCCAGCTCAACATCCTGTACGTCGACGACGTCGACGCCTGGTACGAGCGGATCGAGGCGGCGCTCGGCGACGAGGGCGAGCTCGATCCGCCGCAGGACCAGCCCTACGGCGCGCGGGTGTTCACCGTCGGCGATCTCGGCGGCAACAGCTGGACGTTCTGGCAGCAGACGTCCGACGTCGTGGAGCTGCCGCCGGGCTGGCAGGCCGTCCGCGCGGACAGCTGA
- a CDS encoding tetratricopeptide repeat protein, which yields MTDAAAASQPPEESRFHAFRQAEELVGRRRPLDALKALQPLLESETDKPSVHLLAGRAYFHSAQLRRAEQALTRVLELDPTDHYARFLLGRTLQRLGRFVEALAQLKMASAMNPVPEYLEAISEVKAHIALRD from the coding sequence ATGACGGACGCCGCAGCTGCTTCGCAGCCTCCCGAGGAGTCGCGGTTCCATGCCTTCCGCCAGGCCGAAGAGCTCGTCGGCCGCCGTCGCCCGCTCGACGCGCTGAAGGCGTTGCAACCGCTCCTGGAATCCGAGACGGACAAGCCGTCGGTGCACCTGCTCGCCGGGCGCGCCTACTTCCACTCCGCCCAGCTGCGGCGCGCCGAACAGGCGCTGACCCGGGTGCTGGAGCTGGATCCGACGGACCACTACGCCCGTTTCCTCCTCGGCCGCACCCTGCAGCGCCTGGGCCGGTTCGTCGAGGCGCTGGCGCAGCTGAAGATGGCTTCGGCGATGAACCCGGTGCCGGAGTACCTCGAAGCGATCAGCGAGGTCAAGGCGCACATCGCGCTGCGGGACTAG
- a CDS encoding murein transglycosylase — translation MLTGVVLVLTIGVRNPDAPAAPPPPQPALAIPEQRPQPGAESPRAGLAAPVDRPAVSDQAELDAWATRVADKTHIPARVVSAYGRAEMWMQRQKPTCHLSWATLAGIGRVEAERGKFDLSAIRPDGRVVMPVVGPPLDGSPGVPAVHDTDGGKLDGDKSWDHLIGPLQFPPSTWKKYQERANGDGGTPDPQNVDDAAFTAARYLCSGGDDLGTPAGWWRAVLFYNSAVTYGQDVFSAADAYAEASVAP, via the coding sequence GTGCTCACCGGAGTGGTCCTCGTCCTCACCATCGGTGTCCGGAACCCGGACGCGCCGGCGGCGCCCCCGCCGCCCCAGCCGGCGCTGGCCATCCCGGAACAACGCCCGCAGCCCGGCGCGGAGTCACCGCGGGCCGGGCTCGCCGCGCCGGTCGACCGGCCCGCGGTGTCCGACCAGGCCGAGCTCGACGCGTGGGCGACCCGTGTCGCGGACAAGACGCACATCCCGGCACGCGTGGTTTCGGCGTACGGCCGGGCGGAAATGTGGATGCAGCGCCAGAAACCGACGTGCCACCTGTCGTGGGCGACGCTCGCGGGCATCGGCCGGGTCGAGGCCGAGCGCGGGAAGTTCGACCTCTCGGCGATCCGGCCGGACGGCCGCGTCGTCATGCCGGTGGTCGGCCCGCCGCTGGACGGCTCACCCGGCGTCCCGGCGGTGCACGACACCGACGGCGGCAAGCTCGACGGCGACAAGTCGTGGGACCACCTGATCGGCCCACTGCAGTTCCCGCCGTCGACGTGGAAGAAGTACCAGGAGCGGGCCAACGGCGACGGCGGCACGCCGGACCCCCAGAACGTCGACGACGCGGCCTTCACGGCGGCGCGCTACCTGTGCTCGGGCGGCGACGACCTGGGCACCCCGGCCGGCTGGTGGCGCGCGGTGCTGTTCTACAACTCGGCCGTCACGTACGGCCAGGACGTCTTCAGCGCGGCGGACGCCTACGCGGAGGCGAGCGTCGCGCCGTGA
- the efeU gene encoding iron uptake transporter permease EfeU, with protein sequence MLFSSALIGLREGLEAALVVSILVAFLVKTERRHALRWVWPGVGAAVLLSIAVGAVLTYTTAQLSFEHQELLGGSLSIVAVVFVTAMIFWMRKASKSIAAELRGKMDDALDVGPMAVLLLSFLAVGREGLETAVFFYSAVQTAQSDTVQPLIGFAIGIVAAVILAFLLYKGAVRFNLAKFFTITGVLLVFVAAGVLGYGLHDLQEAAFLPGINTLAFDASDALPETSWYGALLKGIFNYSQQTTVLQAIAWVAYVAIVLPLFLKPSKKTAPVPAAAAAPKE encoded by the coding sequence GTGTTGTTCTCGAGCGCGCTGATCGGGCTACGTGAAGGCCTGGAGGCTGCGCTCGTCGTGAGCATCCTCGTGGCCTTCCTGGTCAAGACCGAGCGGCGCCACGCGCTGCGCTGGGTGTGGCCCGGCGTCGGCGCCGCGGTGCTGCTGTCGATCGCCGTCGGCGCGGTCCTGACCTACACGACCGCCCAGCTGTCGTTCGAGCACCAGGAGCTGCTCGGCGGGAGCCTGTCGATCGTCGCCGTCGTGTTCGTCACGGCGATGATCTTCTGGATGCGCAAGGCGTCCAAGAGCATCGCCGCCGAGCTGCGCGGGAAGATGGACGACGCGCTGGACGTCGGCCCGATGGCCGTGCTGCTGCTGTCGTTCCTCGCGGTCGGCCGGGAGGGCCTGGAAACCGCGGTGTTCTTCTACTCCGCCGTCCAGACCGCGCAGTCGGACACCGTCCAGCCGCTGATCGGGTTCGCCATCGGCATCGTGGCCGCCGTGATCCTGGCGTTCCTGCTCTACAAGGGCGCCGTCCGGTTCAACCTGGCGAAGTTCTTCACGATCACCGGTGTGCTGCTGGTCTTCGTCGCCGCCGGCGTGCTCGGTTACGGCCTGCACGACCTCCAGGAGGCCGCGTTCCTGCCGGGCATCAACACCCTGGCGTTCGACGCGTCGGACGCGCTGCCGGAGACGTCCTGGTACGGCGCGCTCCTGAAGGGCATCTTCAACTACTCGCAGCAGACGACCGTGCTGCAGGCCATCGCGTGGGTCGCCTACGTCGCCATCGTGCTGCCCCTTTTCCTCAAGCCCAGCAAGAAGACCGCGCCGGTGCCCGCCGCCGCGGCCGCCCCGAAGGAGTGA
- the efeO gene encoding iron uptake system protein EfeO, whose amino-acid sequence MTVRKTHRTPLALVAGAAALVTLAACDGQGTTGTESSTGAAGGPIKVEASDTACTVSANTAAAGNVTFEITNKGAKVTEFYLYAEGDRIIGEVENIAPGLNRRLIVEASDAGKYQTACKPGMAGNGIRGDFTITGGAPKQADANARKAAATKSYADYVANNTAALEEQTGKFVDLVKAGKVDEAKAAYATTRVYYERIEPVAEKFGDLDPAIDVREADLEPNQQFTGFHRLEKDLYVTGLKPDSPQIADKLLTDVKDLVAKSKTLELTALDLANGAKGLLDEVATGKITGEEETFSHTDLWDFQANVDGSKGAIASLRPLLQERDAALVSTLDKEFANVQGLLDKTRVGDGYKFYNQLSQDEIKAFASAVDALSEPLSKVAEVVSR is encoded by the coding sequence GTGACCGTGCGCAAGACCCACAGAACCCCGCTGGCCCTGGTGGCCGGCGCCGCCGCGCTGGTGACGCTGGCCGCGTGCGACGGCCAGGGCACCACCGGCACCGAGTCCTCGACCGGTGCGGCGGGCGGCCCGATCAAGGTCGAGGCCTCGGACACCGCGTGCACCGTCTCGGCCAACACCGCCGCCGCGGGCAACGTGACCTTCGAGATCACCAATAAGGGCGCCAAGGTCACCGAGTTCTACCTCTACGCCGAGGGCGACCGGATCATCGGCGAGGTCGAGAACATCGCGCCGGGCCTCAACCGGCGGCTGATCGTCGAGGCGTCCGACGCGGGCAAGTACCAGACCGCGTGCAAGCCGGGCATGGCCGGCAACGGCATCCGCGGCGACTTCACCATCACCGGCGGCGCGCCGAAGCAGGCCGACGCCAACGCGCGGAAGGCCGCGGCCACCAAGAGCTACGCCGACTACGTCGCGAACAACACCGCCGCGCTGGAGGAGCAGACGGGCAAGTTCGTCGACCTCGTCAAGGCCGGCAAGGTCGACGAGGCGAAGGCCGCGTACGCGACCACCCGCGTCTACTACGAGCGCATCGAGCCGGTGGCCGAGAAGTTCGGCGACCTGGACCCGGCCATCGACGTGCGCGAGGCCGACCTCGAGCCGAACCAGCAGTTCACCGGGTTCCACCGGCTGGAGAAGGACCTCTACGTGACCGGCCTCAAGCCGGACAGCCCGCAGATCGCGGACAAGCTGCTCACCGACGTCAAGGACCTGGTCGCGAAGTCGAAGACCCTCGAGCTGACCGCGCTCGACCTGGCGAACGGCGCGAAGGGCCTGCTCGACGAGGTCGCCACCGGCAAGATCACCGGCGAGGAGGAGACCTTCTCGCACACCGACCTGTGGGACTTCCAGGCCAACGTGGACGGCTCGAAGGGCGCGATCGCCTCGCTGCGGCCGCTGCTGCAGGAGCGTGACGCGGCCCTCGTGTCCACTTTGGACAAGGAGTTCGCGAACGTGCAGGGCCTGCTGGACAAAACCCGCGTCGGGGACGGCTACAAGTTCTACAACCAGCTGTCCCAGGACGAGATCAAGGCCTTCGCCAGCGCCGTCGACGCGCTGAGCGAGCCGCTGAGCAAGGTTGCGGAGGTTGTGTCACGGTGA